In the genome of Coxiella burnetii, the window GGGATGAATCACCAAAGAAAGACCTTCTGCTTGAAAAGCAAAGCCGCTAATTTCAGGGTGTTTTTGGGTGGCGGCTGGAGGCAATTGATTTCCATAGACGCACGAGAAGTTCACGCCACCTTGCTCGATGACATGCCCTTCCGTCAAAAGACGCGTTCGACCGCCACCACCATTGGGCTTTTCCCACAAAGTCTCTTGAAATCGACTCTCTCCTTCTTCTTTTTCGAAAGCGCGACAGAGGCGATTTTGCAAGTCCTTTAAATAAATACCCACTTCGGTTATTTTATTTTGACGATCTTTTCTCATCGAATTTCGTTTTTCCATCACCCCCACGCAGACGGGAATCTAAACCGTAGCCCGTATGAAGCGCCAGCGAAATACGGGCTACTTCGGCCTTCGTGAGTTGGATTAGATTATTCAAACTCCGTTCTGTTAATTAACACATTGCCTTCATTAATTTGCTTCAATCCTTTTTGATAAAGTGTTTTTTCCACTTGCGATAGCCGTTCAAATTCTTCCAACGTTAAAGATAACGGCAACATCGGCGCCAGCGTTCGTGATTTAATATAATAATCGCACATTTCTGCAAGGTGCGAACGATAATAAGCGCCGCCGTAACCAATAAACCGTTCGGCAAGATTGGCAGCTTCAATGTCATTCATCCCATCACCGACGTAGACGAAACGATGGTGATTTAACCTAAGGGCTTCGATCACTTTACGTTTACCGAGCTGGTAGGTTAGCGGGGATTGGTGCTCATAATTCAGATACCGCCCTTTCCCATCGAAATAAACAGCCACGGCAAAAACATGCGAAGTCGGAATTCCCAATCGCTTGGCAAATGCTTCAACCGCGGCCTGGATTCCCGCCGAAATGACATAAACCGTTTTATTTAAGTTATGCAAAATGGAGATAATCTCTGCGGCATCGGGAGTTAAATTTGCATAATATTGCTCATCTAATTGATCCACTTGATCTTTAGTGGGATTTACCAAATCCAAGCGCTTTCGATAAATGTCGGCCGTAATTCCAGTAAGATTCATCGCAGTTTCGGTCAATAGTCGCACTTCCGAATCCACGTTATTAATTTCAGCCAGGTGATCGATTCCTTCAATTTGACTCAACGTTCCATCACAATCAAAAATGACTGCATCGATCGGGGTTGTGATTCGCCACGGCATTGCCAACATTTTTAATTCTCTATTTTAGGGATGCTTATTGTATACTAGTTGCTATTTTCAACCAATAACAAGGATTGTAATGAGCAGCCCAACCCGATGGACTTCCCGCACTTCATTTATTTTCGCTACCGCCGCTGCCGCCATTGGACTCGGAAATATCTGGCGGTTTCCTTATTTAGCAGGTCAAAACGGCGGGGGCGTATTTGTTTTGCTTTATCTCCTTTTTGTGATTTTATTGGGCGTACCTTTAATGACGTCGGAAGTCTTGCTCGGGCGGATAGGGCGAGGTAACCCCGCTCTTGCTTTACAAAACGTAGCGTCAATCATAAAGCGAAGCCGCCACTGGCGGATATTGGGCGGCATGACCATTGCAGCCGGCTATTTAATCCTAACTTACTATGTCGTTATTGCCGGATGGGTTCTCGATTATTTTGTCCGCGGTTTGTTGGGTCAATTACACAACACCACCCATTCGTCGATGATCGCTAATTTTAAAGCACTTCAGGCTAACCCCTGGCAGATGATTGTGACGGACACTTTCATCGTCGGCGCTACAATGGCGGTGATCGTTTTGGGAATTAAACGAGGCCTTGAGCGAACTGTCCGATTTATGTTCCCCGCCTTAATTATTTTGATGCTAATTTTTAGTGGCTTATGGGATGACAACCGGGTATTTCCATCACGCGCTCGTTTTTTTATTTAAACCAGACTTTCACCGAGTGACGGCGCGTATCGCGTTATTGGCATTAGGACAGGCATTTTTTAGTTTAAATATTGCGATGGGAATCATTATTATGTTTGGCGCTTACCTTCCTGATGATATTCCTATCGTTAGCTCAGTCATCGCCGTTTGTCTTGCGGATACGGCGATCGCTTTATTAGCCGGCTTAGTCATTTTTCCGGTGGTGTTTGCTAACCATCTTACACCGGACTCTCTGGGCCCAGTTTAATTTTTCAAACTTTACCTCTCGCTTTTAGTCAAATTCCCTTTGGCAATGTTTTTGGAGCGCTGTTTTTTTTGTTGTTATTGTTCGCTGCTTTTACTTCCACAATTTCTTTATTAGAACCGGCCGTTGCTTGGCTTATTGAAAATCACCATTTTTCACGCAATAAAGCGGTCGCTCTTTTGGGATTTATTTGTTGGGTTTTAAGCTTTGGTACTATTTTGTCTTTCAGTCACGCCCCCCATTTTAAC includes:
- a CDS encoding phosphoserine phosphatase; the encoded protein is MLAMPWRITTPIDAVIFDCDGTLSQIEGIDHLAEINNVDSEVRLLTETAMNLTGITADIYRKRLDLVNPTKDQVDQLDEQYYANLTPDAAEIISILHNLNKTVYVISAGIQAAVEAFAKRLGIPTSHVFAVAVYFDGKGRYLNYEHQSPLTYQLGKRKVIEALRLNHHRFVYVGDGMNDIEAANLAERFIGYGGAYYRSHLAEMCDYYIKSRTLAPMLPLSLTLEEFERLSQVEKTLYQKGLKQINEGNVLINRTEFE